From the Lolium rigidum isolate FL_2022 chromosome 2, APGP_CSIRO_Lrig_0.1, whole genome shotgun sequence genome, one window contains:
- the LOC124686826 gene encoding putative GPI-anchor transamidase, producing the protein MAFARREHGPPRPALLFLLSILPLLVLFTFSSAAAPPTAASPAALHNNNWAVLVCTSRFWFNYRHMANTLSLYRTVKRLGIPDERIILMLADDMACNPRNNYPAQVFNNENHQLNLYGDNVEVDYRGYEVTVENFLRILTGRHESSVPRSKRLLSDEGSHILLYMTGHGGDEFLKFQDNEELQSHDLADAVKQMKEKHRFKELLIMVDTCQAATLFSQLQSPGVLAIGSSKKGENSYSHHLDSDIGVSVVDRFTFHTLAFFEKLNMYSNASLNSLFNSYDPSMLLSTAYYRMDLYERALNEVPVTNFFGSVMKTIHTDSAYTGFLAAREVETPLSMRNNILGGAVLQNEASTRRLNIEKMKEAQLRSDGWIQILLEGKNSDTIVMYGLGTMGVLLAVSTWLSM; encoded by the exons ATGGCGTTCGCCCGACGGGAACACGGGCCCCCGCGGCCCGCTCTCCTCTTCCTACTCTCGATTCTACCCCTGCTCGTGCTCTTCAccttctcctccgccgccgcgcccccgacggcggcgtctccggccGCTCTGcacaacaacaactgggccgtaCTCGTATGCACCTCCCGCTTCTG GTTTAATTATCGACATATGGCCAACACTCTATCTTTGTACAG GACTGTTAAGAGATTAGGAATACCTGATGAGCGGATAATACTTATGTTGGCGGATGACATGGCTTGTAATCCTAGGAACAATTACCCTGCCCAAGTCTTCAATAATGAGAACCACCAGCTTAATCTATACGGTGACAATGTTGAG GTTGATTACCGAGGTTACGAGGTTACAGTTGAAAACTTTTTGAGGATTTTGACTGGAAGACATGAGAGCTCTGTACCAAGATCAAAGCGTCTTTTAAGTGATGAAGGAAGCCATATTCTTTTGTACATGACTGGACATGGTGGGGATGAATTTTTGAAGTTCCAAGATAATGAAGAACTTCAAAGCCATGATCTAGCAGATGCAGTAAAGCAAATGAAGGAGAAGCATAG ATTTAAAGAGTTGCTGATAATGGTAGATACCTGCCAAGCTGCTACTCTGTTTTCACAG CTTCAATCACCGGGCGTTTTGGCGATTGGTAGCAGCAAGAAGGGGGAAAACTCTTACTCTCATCATCTCGACTCAGAC ATTGGTGTTTCTGTTGTGGATAGGTTTACCTTCCATACACTTGCCTTCTTTGAGAAGCTGAACATGTATAGCAATGCCTCATTGAACAG TCTTTTCAACTCATACGATCCTTCCATGCTACTGTCTACTGCATATTATCGAATGGATCTTTATGAGCGTGCCTTAAACGAG GTCCCTGTGACAAATTTCTTTGGATCAGTCATGAAGACTATCCACACTGATTCAGCCTATACAGGCTTCTTAGCTGCACGTGAGGTAGAAACCCCCCTGTCTATGAGAAATAATATACTTGGTGGTGCCGTATTACAGAATGAGGCTAGCAcaagaagattgaacatagaaAAGATGAAA GAAGCACAGTTGAGGTCCGATGGATGGATACAGATCCTGCTAGAAGGCAAAAATTCTGACACCATTGTGATGTATGGTCTGGGAACTATGGGCGTGTTGTTGGCAGTTTCAACCTGGCTATCAATGTAG